From a region of the Daphnia pulicaria isolate SC F1-1A chromosome 1, SC_F0-13Bv2, whole genome shotgun sequence genome:
- the LOC124336862 gene encoding protein henna-like, whose product MVAQCGYNEENIPQLQDVSDFLCRRTGFVLRPVAGLLSFRDFLAGLAFRVFHATQYVRHGSMPMYTPEPDVCHELLGHAPLFADSSFADFAQQIGLASLGASDYYIERLGTCYWFTLEFGLCRQEGKLRAFGGGLLSSFGELEYCLSDRAVIKPFDPPKTALAEYSITQYQSVYYVSDSFDDAKQKLLAYTKTIPRKFDLNYNPCNRNIDITNSKLQS is encoded by the exons ATGGTTGCACAATGCGGATACAACGAAGAAAACATTCCTCAACTGCAAGACGTTTCCGATTTCCTTTGCC GTCGAACAGGTTTCGTTTTGCGTCCCGTGGCGGGGCTTTTATCGTTTCGGGATTTTCTAGCTGGATTAGCGTTCCGTGTGTTCCACGCGACACAGTACGTCCGCCATGGCAGCATGCCAATGTACACCCCCGAGCCTGACGTCTGTCACGAACTTCTGGGTCACGCCCCACTATTTGCCGACTCATCTTTTGCCGATTTCGCTCAGCAGATTGGACTTGCGTCATTAGGAGCTTCTGACTACTACATTGAACGACTAGGAACG TGTTACTGGTTCACGCTGGAATTTGGTTTGTGCCGTCAAGAAGGCAAGCTGAGAGCTTTTGGTGGCGGTTTACTGTCATCTTTCGGGGAGCTTGAATATTGTTTGTCTGACCGAGCTGTAATCAAACCGTTCGATCCTCCCAAGACAGCCCTGGCGGAGTACTCCATCACGCAATATCAATCTGTTTACTATGTTTCGGACAGCTTCGATGACGCAAAGCAAAAACTGCT GGCCTATACTAAAACCATCCCACGGAAATTCGACTTGAACTACAATCCATGCAACCGCAACATTGACATCACAAATTCAAAGCTTCAGTCCTAG
- the LOC124335432 gene encoding protein henna-like isoform X2: MDASLKDNQVQRKLSYIMDNPTASNREILLFSMQEEVGALARALKIFEDNKVNLLHIESRSSKRSIGDYEFIVEIDTVSGDVAAAIEGLKKQSSYFQIISRDHKDGNETIPWFPGRIQDLDRFANQILSYGSELDSDHPGFTDSVYRARRKEFADIAFHYKYGQPIPRVEYTPEETATWGTIYRQLTQLYPTHACREFNHNFPLLIENCGYKEDNIPQLQDISDFLHDSTGFTLRPVAGLLSSRDFLAGLAFRVFHSTQYIRHGSCPLYTPEPDVCHELLGHVPLFADPEFAQFSQEIGLASLGAPDDYIERLATCYWFTVEYGMCRQGGELKAYGAGLLSSFGELEYCLTDKPEIRSFEPAKTALQKYPITQYQPVYYVAESFEDAKDKMIAYAKTIPRPFSVRYNPYTLNVEILNSKPQLENLLKNINWEITRITDALCKMR; the protein is encoded by the exons ATGGACGCCTCTCTCAAG GACAACCAGGTTCAGAGGAAATTGAGCTACATCATGGATAATCCAACAGCATCGAATAGGGAGATATTGCTTTTTAGTATGCAAGAAGAAGTGGGAGCACTGGCGAGAGCTTTGAAAATATTCGAG GACAACAAGGTGAATCTACTCCACATCGAGTCCCGCTCATCCAAGCGTTCAATTGGAGATTATGAATTCATCGTCGAGATTGATACCGTTTCGGGAGACGTGGCTGCAGCCATTGAAGGACTCAAGAAGCAATCCTCTTATTTCCAGATCATATCTCGCGATCACAAGGATGGAAACG AGACGATTCCGTGGTTCCCTGGACGAATTCAAGACTTGGATCGATTTGCCAATCAGATTTTGTCGTACGGCTCTGAATTGGATTCCGACCATCCTGGATTTACTGACTCTGTCTACCGTGCTCGCCGCAAGGAATTTGCCGATATTGCCTTCCATTACAAATA CGGCCAGCCGATCCCGCGGGTCGAATATACTCCCGAAGAAACTGCAACATGGGGGACCATCTACCGCCAGCTGACTCAACTCTATCCAACTCATGCGTGTCGTGAATTCAATCACAATTTCCCGCTGCTGATTGAAAACTGCGGCTACAAGGAGGACAATATCCCTCAATTGCAAGACATTTCCGATTTTCTCCACG ATTCCACTGGCTTCACTCTGCGTCCGGTGGCCGGATTACTGTCGTCGCGTGACTTTCTCGCCGGTCTAGCTTTTCGTGTGTTCCATTCGACACAATACATTCGCCACGGAAGCTGTCCGCTGTACACCCCGGAGCCGGATGTCTGTCACGAACTCTTGGGCCACGTCCCATTGTTTGCCGATCCGGAATTCGCTCAATTCTCCCAAGAAATTGGATTGGCCTCTCTCGGCGCCCCCGACGATTACATTGAACGTCTTGCCACG tgCTACTGGTTCACCGTTGAATATGGCATGTGCCGTCAAGGCGGAGAACTGAAAGCTTACGGCGCTGGCCTGCTGTCATCTTTCGGCGAGCTCGAGTATTGTCTCACTGACAAACCGGAAATTCGTTCTTTCGAACCGGCGAAAACAGCTCTGCAAAAGTATCCCATTACGCAATATCAGCCCGTTTACTACGTCGCCGAAAGCTTCGAGGACGCCAAAGACAAAATGAT AGCCTACGCCAAGACAATCCCGCGGCCGTTCAGCGTGCGCTACAATCCCTACACTTTGAACGTGGAGATCTTGAATTCAAAGCCGCAACTGGAGAATTTGTTGAAAAACATCAACTGGGAGATAACAAGGATCACGGACGCTCTATGCAAAATGCGCTAG
- the LOC124335190 gene encoding uncharacterized protein LOC124335190 — MDHFHIFDNGNQVPPWHNDSMDVSIKGCFVGYDTVACIRRSVLSALMIVTFVMCFFKVGRFHAVHHEQVHHYVIFYMALVECIICVVNWMLSGHYPELDLGATALKVLQLVTLCHFHWIQAFRILHRETIARNVWFPLMGIFSTYVVAVAAIGILDVGPSWTECLKPYWVMLSAADFLGVQLFLIAGIYITRKINEVSTLECVKKTQKRNLWAVIFAFEVSAITGLVYDVTIKIMGDEIVGCSGIFADTQLIYSPVFFMFMIFKFCLPIWSLLAVLEPLPTGISYSEILATSHSGSLSGACGGHSVGSPYRVLRSYVFDDNAHILGLGSSPRSRSNSGSTNSDNSEFSARHLFHGRVVPTLYIPGHGHILPPAPRPAAQGWNNPRDYWRSRQRVSSSGQLSAMVRNPSLTIISEEINSLNGSPNQPQSELQRTSTPVPDGNRQNLLVDIHIAEDDNVEDVEA; from the exons atggaTCATTTCCACATCTTCGACAACGGGAACCAAGTCCCCCCTTGGCATAACGATTCAATGGATGTGTCGATTAAGGGTTGTTTTGTTGGCTACGACACAGTGGCCTGCATAAGACGAAGTGTTCTATCAGCCCTTATGATAGTTACATTTGTCAtgtgttttttcaaagtaggaCGTTTTCATGCTGTACACCATGAGCAAGTTCATCATTATGTCATTTTCTACATGGCTCTCGTTGAGTGCATCATTTG TGTTGTCAATTGGATGCTCAGCGGACACTACCCTGAACTAGATTTGGGTGCAACAGCCTTAAAAGTTTTGCAACTTGTTACACTGTGCCATTTTCATTGGATTCAAGCTTTTAGGATCCTTCACAGAGAAACAATTGCAAGAAATGTCTGGTTCCCTCTGATGGGTATTTTCTCAACTTATGTGGTGGCTGTTGCAGCAATCGGAATCTTAGATGTGGGACCCAGCTGGACGGAATGCCTCA AGCCATATTGGGTGATGCTCTCTGCTGCAGATTTTTTGGGTGTTCAGCTTTTTCTAATAGCTGGCATCTACATAACTCGCAAAATCAATGAGGTGTCCACCTTGGAATGTGTCAAGAAAacacagaaaagaaatctatgGGCGGTCATATTTGCTTTTGAAGTTTCAGCAATCACTGGGCTTGTTTATGATGTCACAATCAAAATTA TGGGAGATGAAATAGTCGGCTGCAGTGGAATATTTGCTGATACTCAATTGATTTATTCGCCAGTCTTCTTCATGTttatgattttcaaattctgtTTGCCAATATGGTCGTTGCTAGCTGTTCTCGAGCCACTTCCTACCGGAATATCCTATTCAGAAATTCTAGCAACCAGCCACAGTGGG AGTTTATCTGGTGCATGCGGTGGCCATTCTGTCGGCTCACCCTATCGAGTCCTTCGTAGTTACGTCTTTGATGACAATGCACATATTTTAGGTCTAGGCAGTTCTCCTCGCAGTCGGAGTAACAGCGGCTCTACCAACTCTGACAATTCAGAGTTCTCTGCACGCCATTTGTTTCACGGTCGTGTGGTGCCGACGCTTTACATTCCTGGGCACGGACACATTCTACCTCCAGCTCCTCGTCCGGCTGCTCAAGGATGGAACAACCCACGTGATTACTGGCGATCACGTCAACGAGTCAGTTCGTCGGGCCAGTTATCAGCCATGGTCAGAAATCCTTCATTAACCATCATTTCAGAAGAAATCAACAGCCTGAATGGATCACCTAATCAACCACAATCTGAGCTTCAACGCACTTCGACACCGGTGCCCGATGGCAACCGTCAAAATTTGCTGGTCGACATTCACATTGCTGAAGACGATAACGTCGAAGACGTCGAagcgtaa
- the LOC124334318 gene encoding gamma-aminobutyric acid receptor alpha-like → MQGRISMLFVSLLLNGLTLSRQALVISPSRIRNNKDNREMQRSGATPMPSPQHNRTNDAIRALSRNITSLLENLLKNYDSNHHPGYDSGLPTIVKSNILVRSMGPFSEHRMDYSMDCYFRQSWQDRRLSFNGPIETLSLSIKMLEGIWKPDTFIYNGKKSYLHTITTPNKLLRINKDGSILYSVRLTIKAKCSMDLREFPMDHQSCPLILGSYSYDEEDLLYVWDEDQGVKFLGDVELSQFDLISSPYRNASISRKRGLYSVLQVSFNLRRKQGYFLIQVYVPCILIVVLSWVSFWLNREATSDRINLGITTVLTLSTLAMDTRTDLPKVHYATALDWFILITFGYCMASIIQFASVHYFTKIGSGENYQTQEISVLHRKLMEIKGSPSNEPVDGRIIRTDFADWEKLGAELPQMFTTPPVPPCTPSGIEEENVTAIMHEEMKLNIEISDDEDDDDGVATNSAVKIRTNRRHTDRSSRLQQLYYCLVANQSFRAKRKRRALAKGNIINSVSKIDSVSRILFPVTFSIINVIYWWGFIAQNNDFTWNKMDNSKFY, encoded by the exons atgcAAGGTCGTATTTCaatgttgtttgtttctttgctGCTCAACGGCTTAACCCTTtcaag GCAGGCACTAGTGATAAGTCCGAGCAGAATCAGGAATAATAAGGACAACCGGGAAATGCAGCGGTCGGGAGCGACTCCGATGCCTTCGCCTCAGCACAATCGCACCAATGACGCCATCAGAGCCTTGTCTAGAAATATAACTTCGCTATTAGAAAACCTTCTCAAAAATTACGACTCCAATCATCATCCGGGATACGATTCag GTTTACCAACAATAGTCAAAAGCAATATTTTGGTTCGGTCCATGGGTCCCTTCTCCGAACACCGAATG GATTACTCGATGGATTGTTATTTCAGACAG TCGTGGCAAGATAGGCGCTTGAGCTTCAACGGCCCAATCGAGACGCTGAGTTTGAGTATCAAAATGCTGGAAGGGATTTGGAAGCCGGATACTTTCATTTACAACGGCAAGAAATCTTACCTCCACACGATAACGACGCCCAACAAACTACTCCGCATCAACAAAGACGGCAGCATTCTCTACTCGGTCCG ATTGACCATCAAAGCCAAATGTTCTATGGACTTGAGGGAGTTTCCAATGGACCATCAGTCGTGCCCACTCATCCTCGGCTCGT ACAGTTACGATGAAGAGGATTTGCTGTACGTGTGGGACGAAGACCAAGGCGTCAAGTTTCTGGGCGATGTTGAGCTTTCGCAATTCGACTTGATTTCGAGTCCTTATCGCAACGCGAGCATCTCACGCAAACGAG GTCTTTATTCGGTTCTGCAAGTGAGTTTCAATCTTCGAAGGAAGCAAGGGTACTTTCTGATCCAGGTCTACGTGCCGTGCATCTTAATCGTCGTCCTATCCTGGGTCTCCTTCTGGCTCAACCGTGAAGCCACGAGCGATAGGATAAATCTgg GAATCACTACTGTCCTGACCTTAAGCACTTTAGCCATGGACACGCGGACGGATTTGCCCAAAGTGCACTACGCAACGGCGCTCGATTGGTTCATCCTCATCACATTTGGCTACTGTATGGCTAGCATCATTCAATTCGCTTCGGTTCATTATTTTACAaag ATTGGCAGCGGAGAAAATTACCAGACGCAGGAGATTTCGGTCTTGCATCGTAAACTAATGGAGATTAAGGGGAGTCCAAGTAACGAACCTGTCGACGGTCGGATAATAAGAACCGACTTTGCCGACTGGGAGAAGCTCGGGGCTGAACTACCTCAAATGTTTACCACTCCGCCCGTTCCGCCCTGCACTCCTTCTGGcattgaagaagaa AATGTAACAGCCATCATGCACGAAGAAATGAAACTCAACATTGAAATTTCCGACGACGAGGATGACGACGATGGAGTGGCGACTAACAGCGCAGTAAAAATCCGCACCAACAGACGCCATACCGACAGATCCTCCCGCTTGCAGCAACTTTACTACTGTCTTGTTGCTAACCAATCCTTTCGAGCT AAACGCAAGCGCCGGGCACTAGCCAAAGGGAACATCATCAATTCCGTCAGCAAAATCGACTCTGTCTCGCGCATTCTTTTCCCGGTGACTTTTTCCATCATCAACGTTATTTACTGGTGGGGCTTTATCGCGCAAAACAACGATTTCACTTGGAACAAAATGGACAATTCCAAATTCTATTAA
- the LOC124335432 gene encoding protein henna-like isoform X1 translates to MDASLKDNQVQRKLSYIMDNPTASNREILLFSMQEEVGALARALKIFEDNKVNLLHIESRSSKRSIGDYEFIVEIDTVSGDVAAAIEGLKKQSSYFQIISRDHKDGNEETIPWFPGRIQDLDRFANQILSYGSELDSDHPGFTDSVYRARRKEFADIAFHYKYGQPIPRVEYTPEETATWGTIYRQLTQLYPTHACREFNHNFPLLIENCGYKEDNIPQLQDISDFLHDSTGFTLRPVAGLLSSRDFLAGLAFRVFHSTQYIRHGSCPLYTPEPDVCHELLGHVPLFADPEFAQFSQEIGLASLGAPDDYIERLATCYWFTVEYGMCRQGGELKAYGAGLLSSFGELEYCLTDKPEIRSFEPAKTALQKYPITQYQPVYYVAESFEDAKDKMIAYAKTIPRPFSVRYNPYTLNVEILNSKPQLENLLKNINWEITRITDALCKMR, encoded by the exons ATGGACGCCTCTCTCAAG GACAACCAGGTTCAGAGGAAATTGAGCTACATCATGGATAATCCAACAGCATCGAATAGGGAGATATTGCTTTTTAGTATGCAAGAAGAAGTGGGAGCACTGGCGAGAGCTTTGAAAATATTCGAG GACAACAAGGTGAATCTACTCCACATCGAGTCCCGCTCATCCAAGCGTTCAATTGGAGATTATGAATTCATCGTCGAGATTGATACCGTTTCGGGAGACGTGGCTGCAGCCATTGAAGGACTCAAGAAGCAATCCTCTTATTTCCAGATCATATCTCGCGATCACAAGGATGGAAACG AAGAGACGATTCCGTGGTTCCCTGGACGAATTCAAGACTTGGATCGATTTGCCAATCAGATTTTGTCGTACGGCTCTGAATTGGATTCCGACCATCCTGGATTTACTGACTCTGTCTACCGTGCTCGCCGCAAGGAATTTGCCGATATTGCCTTCCATTACAAATA CGGCCAGCCGATCCCGCGGGTCGAATATACTCCCGAAGAAACTGCAACATGGGGGACCATCTACCGCCAGCTGACTCAACTCTATCCAACTCATGCGTGTCGTGAATTCAATCACAATTTCCCGCTGCTGATTGAAAACTGCGGCTACAAGGAGGACAATATCCCTCAATTGCAAGACATTTCCGATTTTCTCCACG ATTCCACTGGCTTCACTCTGCGTCCGGTGGCCGGATTACTGTCGTCGCGTGACTTTCTCGCCGGTCTAGCTTTTCGTGTGTTCCATTCGACACAATACATTCGCCACGGAAGCTGTCCGCTGTACACCCCGGAGCCGGATGTCTGTCACGAACTCTTGGGCCACGTCCCATTGTTTGCCGATCCGGAATTCGCTCAATTCTCCCAAGAAATTGGATTGGCCTCTCTCGGCGCCCCCGACGATTACATTGAACGTCTTGCCACG tgCTACTGGTTCACCGTTGAATATGGCATGTGCCGTCAAGGCGGAGAACTGAAAGCTTACGGCGCTGGCCTGCTGTCATCTTTCGGCGAGCTCGAGTATTGTCTCACTGACAAACCGGAAATTCGTTCTTTCGAACCGGCGAAAACAGCTCTGCAAAAGTATCCCATTACGCAATATCAGCCCGTTTACTACGTCGCCGAAAGCTTCGAGGACGCCAAAGACAAAATGAT AGCCTACGCCAAGACAATCCCGCGGCCGTTCAGCGTGCGCTACAATCCCTACACTTTGAACGTGGAGATCTTGAATTCAAAGCCGCAACTGGAGAATTTGTTGAAAAACATCAACTGGGAGATAACAAGGATCACGGACGCTCTATGCAAAATGCGCTAG
- the LOC124333301 gene encoding acyl-CoA synthetase short-chain family member 3, mitochondrial-like, translating to MLGTARRCLLPRHHALLSVGRFNGSRQSSRNESGSKRSSAASHQGNRLFDAQTPPTYANVYERSIRDPEQFWAEEAERISWMKPWSRLMDNSNPPFTKWFVGGETNACYNAVDRHVVDGHGQRAAIIHDSPVTSTQRSITYAELQKQVSKLAAALSSYGVKKGDNVLIYMPMIPEAVVAMLAVVRLGAVHSLVFGGFAARELSVRIKHAEPKVIISASCGVEPTRLIRYKPLLDQAISMSGIQPKRCIIYQRPGLPEIAAMTPGRDVSWQEAMDGDRSHDCVPVEANQAMYILYTSGTTGDPKGIQRPTGGHIVALSWVMKNIYDMKGGEKWWAASDLGWVVGHSFICYGPLLAGCTTLIYEGKPVGTPDAGQFFRVIQDHGIQGFSTAPTALRAIRREDPELELGRKYNTSSLRYVFLAGEHCDYETRNWAEDKIKVPVLDHWWQTESGHPITSTCVGLGHSLSPPRDASGVPVPGYNVKVLNADKVEAERGTLGRIVIKLPLPPGTMSTLYRADDRFSSIYFKDYPGYYDTMDAGVMDADGQLYVMSRDDDVINVAGHRLSTSALEEALLEHPCISEAAVVGVPDEMKGELPLGLYVTTKANTKPEEEINKEAVRLVRELVGPVAAFRLVSAVATLPKTRSGKIARKSIADLARNKRVVIPPTIEDPSVYGGIKKALQGLGYALNAPDPE from the exons ATGTTGGGGACTGCTAGACGATGTTTGCTGCCAAGGCACCATGCGCTTCTAAGTGTCGGACGCTTTAACGGCTCACGACAATCAAGCAGAAATGAAAGCGGATCTAAACGTAGTAGCGCCGCCAGTCATCAAGGAAATCGTCTTTTTG aTGCGCAAACACCTCCGACTTATGCGAATGTGTACGAGCGATCGATCCGTGATCCGGAACAATTTTGGGCCGAAGAAGCTGAAAGAATCAGTTGGATGAAACCGTGGTCTCGTCTCATGGATAACAGCAATCCACCCTTCACCAAATG GTTCGTCGGAGGCGAGACCAACGCCTGTTACAATGCGGTCGATCGCCATGTCGTCGATGGACACGGCCAACGGGCTGCCATCATCCACGACAGTCCAGTCACGTCCACTCAACGATCCATCACTTATGCTGAGCTACAAAAGCAG GTTTCCAAGCTGGCGGCCGCTCTGTCCTCTTACGGCGTGAAAAAGGGCGACAATGTCCTAATCTACATGCCCATGATTCCTGAAGCG GTTGTAGCCATGCTGGCCGTTGTCCGACTCGGCGCCGTCCATTCGCTGGTTTTTGGTG GTTTCGCCGCTCGTGAATTATCCGTCCGCATCAAACACGCCGAACCGAAAGTAATCATCAGTGCCTCGTGCGGTGTGGAGCCTACTCGCTTGATTCG GTACAAGCCTCTACTAGATCAAGCCATCTCCATGTCGGGGATTCAACCCAAGCGCTGCATCATCTATCAGCGGCCTGGCTTGCCGGAAATAGCCGCGATGACACCTGGCCGGGATGTGTCATGGCAAGAGGCGATGGATGGTGACCGGTCACACGATTGCGTGCCGGTGGAAGCCAATCAAGCCATGTACATTTTGTACACTTCGGGAACTACAG GCGATCCGAAAGGCATTCAAAGACCGACCGGTGGTCACATAGTTGCCTTGTCGTGGGTCATGAAGAATATCTACGACATGAAAGGAGGAGAGAAATG GTGGGCGGCGTCCGACCTCGGTTGGGTAGTAGGTCACTCATTTATCTGCTACGGCCCTCTCTTGGCCGGATGCACTACCCTCATTTACGAGGGTAAACCTGTTGGAACTCCCGATGCCGGCCAATTTTTCCGCGTTATTCAGGATCACGGCATTCAAGGATTTTCCACTGCCCCAACGGCCCTGCGTGCCATTCGTCGAGAGGATCCTGAGCTGGAATTGGGCCGCAAATACAACACTTCTTC ATTACGTTATGTCTTTTTGGCCGGCGAACACTGCGACTATGAAACGCGGAATTGGGCAGAAGATAAGATCAAA GTCCCCGTGTTAGATCATTGGTGGCAGACCGAATCGGGTCATCCGATCACTTCCACCTGTGTAGGGTTGGGACACTCTTTGAGCCCTCCGCGTGACGCAAGTGGAGTACCTGTGCCCGGATACAATG tgaagGTTCTCAACGCCGACAAGGTGGAAGCCGAGCGTGGGACACTGGGGCGGATCGTGATCAAGTTACCTCTCCCACCTGGAACAATGAGCACGTTATACCGAGCGGATGATCGATTTTCTTCCATCTACTTCAAAGACTATCCG GGCTACTATGATACGATGGATGCAGGAGTCATGGATGCCGACGGTCAGCTCTACGTCATGTCCCGCGACGACGATGTTATAAATGTTGCAGGTCACAGGCTTTCTACATCCGCGCTGGAAGAAGCACTTTTGGAACATCCGTGCATTTCTGAAGCCGCCGTCGTTGGCGTACCAGACGAAATGAAGGGCGAACTCCCGCTGGGACTTTACGTTACAACGAAAG CCAACACCAAACCTGAAGAGGAAATCAATAAAGAAGCTGTCCGATTGGTGCGAGAGCTGGTGGGCCCAGTCGCTGCATTCCGCCTCGTCTCTGCTGTTGCGACTCTGCCTAAAACGCGTTCAGGCAAAATTGCCCGGAAATCTATCGCCGACTTGGCTCGAAACAAAAGAGTAGTG ATTCCTCCGACGATTGAAGACCCCAGCGTCTAtggaggaataaaaaaagcatTGCAGGGACTCGGTTACGCCCTGAATGCTCCTGACCCTGAATAG